The following proteins are encoded in a genomic region of Candidatus Thermoplasmatota archaeon:
- the pyrE gene encoding orotate phosphoribosyltransferase, with product MALCEVCGIREARNECISCHRSVCGDCIIAIAGVCVKCSKPDVRDLVNDLKNTKALQFGKFTLASGEESDYYIDIKKAITETRVLEKIAEKIAPHAVGADRIAGVELGAVPIAVAVAMKIDRPFIIVRKKRKEHGTGKIFEGELVKGDNVLFVEDVTTTGNSLRKAIVELRAEGATVEKAVVVVDREEGGQENLGEIGVELIPLVRSTDLLG from the coding sequence ATGGCTTTGTGTGAGGTTTGCGGTATCAGGGAGGCAAGGAATGAATGCATCAGCTGTCACAGATCGGTGTGCGGCGACTGCATCATAGCCATCGCAGGTGTCTGTGTGAAGTGTTCCAAGCCCGACGTGAGGGACTTGGTGAACGATCTGAAGAACACCAAAGCTCTGCAATTCGGCAAGTTCACCCTCGCTTCTGGCGAGGAGAGTGATTACTACATCGACATAAAGAAGGCGATTACGGAAACCAGGGTCCTGGAGAAGATCGCGGAGAAGATCGCCCCGCACGCGGTAGGCGCGGACAGGATCGCAGGCGTCGAGCTCGGGGCCGTGCCAATCGCTGTGGCGGTAGCCATGAAGATCGATAGACCGTTCATCATCGTGAGAAAGAAGAGGAAAGAGCACGGCACCGGAAAGATATTCGAGGGAGAACTGGTCAAAGGGGACAATGTCCTGTTCGTCGAGGACGTGACCACGACAGGCAACAGCCTGAGAAAGGCGATTGTGGAGCTCAGGGCGGAAGGGGCCACCGTGGAGAAAGCAGTTGTGGTCGTTGACAGAGAGGAGGGCGGCCAGGAGAACCTGGGGGAAATCGGAGTCGAACTCATACCCCTGGTCAGGTCGACGGATTTGCTCGGCTAG
- a CDS encoding clostripain-related cysteine peptidase: MMKRVLAFFLILTFLLAGLSLTQEGRAQGTKWTIMVYMAADNNLEDMSLLDFAEMAQVGSTEDVKIVVQYDRKIEEATTNPDWTTTKRFLVQEGDEPLPSYQIEDIGEAAMDDPNTLVDFVDWAMGGFPADHYFLVLWDHGLSWQGLVKDESNSSNYLTTPELGAALQQIVADNGGRRLDIVGFDTCRTTLEIMYEIRDYVDFIVGSEKDEDARGWAYDGFLGPLVADPSMTPLELSREVVDSFIEEYEGMSSYSAILSSINATRIDSLAESLDDLVWDMYHFIPYFGEEIRSAWDATEKYEVDERDLFDLADELINHVDSVRIERKAEVVKSHVLFAVAYERHWDNEQDAKGVRLIDAHGISLSYPTSQVLTSYNDLAFSVDTLWDEYLDYYSTSGKNVSILDIVGSNLDLNGDFLNDTMAVTLTSEIDGYVEYEIYRSDEFVKEGRVDVTLGEPKTIVYSPLVPGYYNYYFYLFNDTGYLRNYTTIMSDEMSRDPVLYEDALCVEGIIAVHGRVRDEKGGNLVDATIIMRNVDTSETLEGTTNGSGYTFEIVFPRWMQAGDTVEINASYEGRVGGVSFVVPRSPLDMSYDVVVDVGAVGLGQLDLALVILILAIAIVASVVLTSLLVRPKGMETGPERSDVLPPSNECGMCGAEINLGTFSVECSSCGSVYHSACVKGRKRCPSCRKALI, encoded by the coding sequence ATGATGAAAAGGGTTCTGGCTTTCTTTCTCATTCTCACTTTCCTACTTGCAGGTCTCTCACTGACCCAGGAAGGCAGAGCCCAGGGTACGAAATGGACGATAATGGTCTACATGGCCGCTGACAACAATCTGGAGGACATGAGCCTTCTCGACTTCGCGGAGATGGCTCAGGTCGGCTCGACCGAGGACGTGAAGATCGTCGTTCAGTACGACAGGAAGATTGAAGAGGCGACAACCAACCCGGATTGGACCACAACGAAGAGGTTTCTGGTTCAGGAGGGCGACGAACCTCTCCCTAGCTACCAGATAGAGGACATCGGGGAGGCCGCCATGGACGACCCCAACACGCTCGTGGACTTCGTGGACTGGGCGATGGGCGGCTTTCCAGCGGACCACTACTTCCTCGTCCTATGGGACCATGGACTAAGCTGGCAGGGTCTGGTCAAGGACGAGTCGAACTCCTCCAACTACTTGACAACGCCAGAACTTGGGGCAGCTCTCCAGCAGATTGTTGCGGACAACGGTGGGAGAAGGCTCGACATCGTGGGGTTCGATACGTGCAGAACCACGCTGGAGATAATGTATGAGATCAGGGACTATGTTGACTTCATCGTCGGCTCGGAAAAGGACGAGGACGCCCGCGGGTGGGCGTACGACGGCTTCCTCGGCCCCCTCGTTGCAGATCCATCCATGACACCCTTGGAGCTTTCAAGAGAGGTCGTGGACTCATTCATCGAGGAGTACGAGGGGATGAGCTCATATTCCGCTATTCTTTCCAGCATCAATGCGACCAGGATTGACAGCCTGGCCGAATCGCTGGACGACCTCGTCTGGGATATGTACCATTTCATTCCATACTTCGGTGAAGAGATAAGGTCAGCTTGGGACGCCACAGAGAAGTATGAGGTGGACGAAAGGGACCTTTTTGACCTGGCGGACGAGCTCATCAACCACGTCGACAGCGTCAGGATCGAGCGAAAGGCCGAGGTGGTGAAATCCCACGTCCTCTTTGCGGTCGCGTACGAGAGACACTGGGACAATGAGCAGGACGCCAAGGGGGTCAGGCTCATCGACGCCCATGGGATATCCCTGTCATATCCCACGTCACAGGTGCTGACGTCGTACAACGACCTCGCATTCAGCGTTGACACGCTTTGGGACGAGTATCTGGACTACTACTCGACCTCCGGGAAGAACGTATCGATCCTCGACATCGTTGGAAGCAACCTGGACTTGAATGGGGATTTCCTCAACGATACGATGGCTGTCACGCTCACGAGCGAAATCGATGGCTATGTGGAATACGAGATCTACAGGTCGGACGAATTCGTGAAGGAAGGCCGCGTTGACGTGACATTGGGGGAGCCCAAGACAATCGTCTACAGTCCGTTGGTCCCTGGTTATTACAACTACTACTTCTACCTCTTCAATGATACTGGCTATCTCAGGAACTACACAACAATCATGTCGGACGAGATGTCCAGGGATCCCGTCTTGTATGAGGACGCTCTCTGCGTTGAGGGGATTATCGCTGTTCACGGAAGGGTGAGGGACGAGAAGGGCGGAAACCTAGTGGACGCAACCATCATCATGAGGAACGTCGACACGTCTGAGACACTTGAGGGAACGACGAACGGGAGTGGATACACCTTTGAGATAGTCTTCCCCAGATGGATGCAGGCCGGGGACACGGTGGAGATAAACGCCTCGTATGAGGGGAGGGTCGGAGGAGTCTCGTTCGTGGTTCCCAGAAGTCCTCTAGACATGTCATACGACGTGGTCGTGGACGTTGGAGCCGTTGGCCTTGGGCAACTCGACTTAGCTCTCGTCATTCTGATTCTGGCGATAGCCATCGTTGCGTCCGTGGTACTGACATCACTCCTGGTGAGACCAAAGGGTATGGAGACGGGGCCGGAAAGGTCAGATGTCCTGCCGCCGTCCAATGAGTGCGGGATGTGTGGTGCGGAGATAAACCTAGGCACATTCTCGGTCGAGTGCTCGAGTTGCGGCTCCGTATATCATTCTGCGTGCGTCAAGGGCAGGAAAAGATGCCCGTCCTGCAGGAAAGCACTCATCTGA
- the xseA gene encoding exodeoxyribonuclease VII large subunit, producing the protein MPEEAQRIFSVTEVTDTIRNLLRDEPSLIGVAVRGELSNYGKSAQGHCYFTMKDEDSSLKCVLFRGDAERLGLDIEDGQKIVAFGDIDVYRPSGSYQLIVREVKLEGVGELYQKFLRLKKLLETEGLFAEEHKKLLPEFPVKIGVVTSEKGAAFRDIVKVLGRRFPLAGIILAPTLVQGADAPGFIVSAIEALNRYDGIDVMIVGRGGGAFEELACFNDESVARAIFDSHIPVVSAVGHETDFTIADFVADRRAATPSAAAELVAPDIIELHTSLDTDRESLVWGLRNMLESRRRDIRRLESSLSSDVVLDQIRAHSQRLDDRFLQMNRALESFLSLQREGLRKLGGILGTADPLATLDRGYSIAMKLPDKDVIETIESVTLGDDVLVMVRDGEIYCVVRNLKEVERRPKK; encoded by the coding sequence ATGCCCGAAGAGGCTCAGAGGATATTCTCGGTGACCGAGGTCACGGACACTATCCGCAATCTGTTGAGAGATGAACCCTCTCTCATCGGCGTCGCTGTCAGAGGGGAGCTGAGCAACTACGGGAAGTCGGCGCAGGGCCATTGCTACTTCACCATGAAAGATGAGGATTCCTCCCTGAAGTGCGTTCTGTTCAGAGGCGACGCGGAGCGTCTTGGTCTTGACATAGAGGACGGTCAGAAAATCGTTGCGTTCGGAGACATAGACGTCTACCGACCATCCGGATCATATCAGCTGATTGTGAGGGAAGTCAAACTCGAGGGTGTCGGCGAACTGTATCAGAAGTTCCTCAGACTCAAGAAACTCCTGGAAACGGAGGGCCTTTTCGCTGAGGAACACAAGAAACTACTCCCTGAGTTCCCCGTCAAGATAGGCGTTGTCACATCCGAGAAAGGAGCGGCATTCCGCGACATCGTGAAAGTCCTCGGCAGGAGATTCCCGCTGGCAGGCATCATCCTGGCGCCAACGCTCGTTCAGGGAGCTGATGCCCCAGGGTTTATCGTCTCTGCAATTGAGGCTCTAAACAGGTACGACGGCATCGACGTCATGATAGTCGGCAGGGGCGGTGGAGCCTTCGAGGAACTCGCGTGCTTCAACGACGAATCTGTAGCGCGCGCCATCTTCGATTCCCACATCCCCGTGGTCTCCGCAGTGGGACACGAGACGGACTTCACGATTGCTGACTTCGTGGCAGACAGGAGAGCAGCCACACCAAGTGCAGCCGCAGAGCTCGTGGCTCCTGACATCATAGAACTGCACACGTCTCTTGATACGGACAGGGAAAGCCTGGTATGGGGTCTCAGGAACATGCTCGAGTCCAGAAGGAGGGACATCAGGAGGCTGGAGTCGAGCCTCTCATCAGATGTGGTCCTCGACCAGATAAGGGCACACTCCCAGAGGCTCGATGACCGCTTCCTGCAGATGAACCGGGCTCTGGAGTCATTCCTGAGCCTTCAGAGAGAAGGCCTGAGGAAGCTGGGCGGCATTCTCGGGACCGCTGACCCACTGGCAACACTGGACAGGGGGTATTCCATCGCGATGAAGCTGCCGGACAAGGACGTGATTGAGACGATCGAATCCGTGACCTTGGGGGACGACGTTCTCGTTATGGTCAGGGATGGTGAGATTTACTGTGTCGTAAGGAATCTGAAGGAGGTGGAAAGACGACCGAAGAAATAG
- a CDS encoding CDP-2,3-bis-(O-geranylgeranyl)-sn-glycerol synthase, whose protein sequence is MDIPLILAQAFWFLIPAYVANPSAVLFGGGKPMDSGLRLKDGRRLLGDGKTWRGFAGGTFSGMLIGGIQHTSAWAAGIGQFSFGSPLQAALLIFLLSCGALLGDILGSFIKRRAGIERGAKTPGLDQYDFLIGATILLLILETGWFLRTYVLDGAIIGLIFIVLITPPMHRAVNVLGYRLGKKDVPW, encoded by the coding sequence ATGGACATCCCTCTGATCCTCGCTCAAGCATTTTGGTTCTTGATTCCCGCTTACGTCGCCAATCCTTCCGCCGTGCTGTTCGGTGGGGGCAAGCCCATGGATTCCGGCCTGAGGTTGAAGGATGGGAGGAGGCTCCTCGGTGACGGGAAAACATGGAGGGGATTTGCAGGCGGGACATTCTCCGGCATGCTCATCGGAGGGATACAGCACACTTCCGCATGGGCTGCGGGAATCGGACAGTTCTCCTTCGGCTCCCCGCTCCAAGCGGCTCTTCTGATATTCCTCCTTTCCTGTGGAGCCCTTCTGGGCGACATCCTTGGAAGCTTCATAAAGCGCAGGGCGGGAATCGAGAGAGGAGCCAAGACACCAGGTCTGGATCAGTATGATTTCCTCATCGGAGCGACGATTCTCCTACTCATTCTCGAGACGGGGTGGTTCTTGAGGACTTACGTCCTTGACGGTGCCATCATAGGTTTGATATTCATAGTCCTCATTACCCCTCCGATGCATCGAGCTGTCAACGTCCTAGGGTACAGACTCGGTAAGAAAGACGTCCCGTGGTGA
- a CDS encoding AAA family ATPase: MSVERIATYIDGFDKALGGGVPKGHVVLVCGTPGTMKTSLTFSILYNNVKNNGSKGLFIALEEGHDSLKGAMEDLGMKNIDELELYVLDVAKIRMEHKEEELTKNWIEILTKYIEQRVRESNFDMVAIDSLAALYSLAQLTNPRRDLFHFFGFLRGLGATTFLISEIPMGSDRLVAYQEDFLSDGILYLRQYEVGETDVQLRIRCVKMRRTDHERGYFTLMKSDEHFMVTSAITE, translated from the coding sequence ATGAGTGTAGAGAGGATCGCAACATATATCGATGGATTCGACAAGGCACTTGGAGGCGGCGTGCCGAAGGGGCACGTAGTGCTCGTGTGTGGTACGCCAGGGACGATGAAAACCTCTCTCACGTTCAGCATCCTCTACAACAACGTGAAGAACAACGGATCGAAGGGTCTCTTCATAGCCCTAGAGGAGGGACATGATTCCCTGAAGGGCGCTATGGAGGACTTGGGAATGAAGAACATCGACGAGCTGGAGCTGTACGTACTAGATGTGGCCAAGATCCGAATGGAGCACAAAGAGGAGGAGCTGACAAAGAACTGGATCGAGATACTGACCAAGTACATCGAGCAGAGGGTCAGAGAAAGCAACTTCGACATGGTTGCCATCGATTCTCTCGCTGCCCTGTACTCTCTGGCACAGCTGACCAACCCCAGAAGGGACCTTTTCCACTTCTTCGGATTCCTTCGCGGGCTCGGAGCGACAACGTTCCTCATCTCTGAGATACCGATGGGCTCGGACAGGCTTGTCGCATATCAAGAAGACTTTCTGTCAGACGGCATCCTATACCTCAGACAGTATGAGGTCGGGGAGACCGACGTGCAACTGAGGATAAGATGCGTCAAGATGAGGAGGACGGACCATGAGCGGGGCTACTTCACGCTAATGAAGTCCGACGAGCATTTCATGGTGACCAGCGCCATCACGGAGTAG